From the genome of Prosthecobacter debontii, one region includes:
- a CDS encoding restriction endonuclease, with protein MPIPSYQDLMLPLLLVLGAAEKDLHQKECTQRVSDALQLTEAQRSERLPSGIQTYVHNRIGWAGWYMQQAGLVMKPKKGFLRITEEGRALLAKSPTSIDNKLLATYPSFQEKVMRRAEDETTAAVMTAIPDEQTPTDQIEEAYQKLNQTLSSELLDLMAKMDPYKFEQLVVDLLFAMGYGGSRAEAALVTKKSGDEGIDGIINEDRLGLDVIYVQAKRWQATVGRAEIQSFVGALVGKHAHKGVFITTSDFHKTAVEYARGVQHKVVLINGRRLADLMIEHGVGVSTVRTLELKRVDSDYFEE; from the coding sequence ATGCCCATTCCCAGTTACCAAGACCTCATGCTGCCACTTCTCCTGGTGCTTGGTGCCGCAGAAAAAGACCTGCACCAGAAGGAATGCACCCAGAGGGTTTCTGATGCATTACAACTCACGGAAGCGCAACGCTCCGAACGCCTGCCAAGTGGCATTCAGACCTATGTGCATAACCGCATCGGCTGGGCGGGGTGGTATATGCAGCAGGCGGGGCTGGTAATGAAGCCCAAGAAAGGATTCCTCCGCATCACTGAGGAGGGTCGTGCCCTCCTGGCGAAGAGCCCGACCTCGATTGACAACAAGCTGCTGGCTACCTACCCCAGCTTTCAAGAAAAGGTCATGCGCAGGGCTGAGGATGAAACCACAGCGGCGGTGATGACCGCCATCCCTGATGAGCAGACACCGACGGACCAGATTGAAGAAGCTTACCAGAAGCTGAATCAGACTCTTTCATCGGAACTCCTGGATCTGATGGCGAAGATGGACCCTTACAAGTTCGAGCAGCTGGTGGTGGATCTCCTCTTTGCCATGGGCTACGGCGGCTCCCGGGCCGAAGCGGCCTTGGTTACCAAGAAGTCGGGTGACGAAGGCATTGATGGCATCATCAATGAGGACCGGCTTGGGCTGGATGTGATCTATGTCCAGGCCAAGCGCTGGCAGGCCACCGTAGGGCGAGCTGAGATCCAGAGTTTCGTTGGTGCGCTGGTGGGCAAGCACGCTCACAAGGGCGTTTTCATCACGACCAGCGATTTTCACAAGACAGCGGTCGAATATGCCCGTGGCGTCCAGCATAAGGTCGTTCTTATCAACGGGCGGCGGTTGGCTGACCTTATGATTGAGCATGGGGTCGGCGTCTCTACGGTCCGTACCCTGGAGCTGAAGCGAGTGGACTCAGACTATTTCGAGGAATGA
- the rpmF gene encoding 50S ribosomal protein L32: MANPKRRQSKSRQRLRQGANRWRAPVLKTCPECGTSVPGHVACPSCGYYKGRQVLNITAGE, from the coding sequence ATGGCCAACCCAAAACGCAGACAATCCAAGAGCCGCCAACGCCTTCGTCAGGGCGCTAACCGCTGGCGCGCACCTGTTCTCAAGACCTGCCCTGAGTGCGGCACCTCCGTCCCAGGACACGTGGCCTGCCCATCCTGCGGTTACTACAAAGGCCGTCAGGTCCTGAACATCACCGCTGGCGAATAA
- a CDS encoding YceD family protein yields the protein MNPFQFDIRNLPEDGKQISGTQPASFFALPEADSAKALSPLTYDLNIVRDDKDILVTGHLQATFGLECGRCLQRFDYQVDMADYQAEVPIEKETTMDLTDLVREDILLALPNFPRCEDGNVDPRDCPAEGHFDPTDEPVVNEEPGADGGVWNALDQLK from the coding sequence ATGAATCCTTTCCAGTTCGATATCCGCAACCTGCCTGAGGATGGCAAGCAAATCAGCGGCACCCAGCCCGCCAGCTTCTTTGCCCTGCCTGAGGCCGATAGCGCCAAGGCCCTCTCGCCCCTGACCTACGACCTCAACATCGTGCGAGATGATAAGGACATCCTCGTGACGGGTCACCTCCAGGCGACGTTCGGCCTCGAGTGCGGCCGCTGCCTCCAGCGCTTCGACTACCAGGTGGATATGGCGGACTACCAGGCCGAAGTTCCCATTGAAAAGGAAACAACGATGGACTTGACAGACCTCGTAAGAGAAGACATCCTGCTCGCCCTTCCGAACTTTCCGCGCTGTGAAGATGGTAACGTTGACCCGCGCGACTGTCCTGCTGAAGGCCACTTCGATCCGACGGATGAACCTGTGGTGAACGAAGAGCCTGGTGCAGACGGCGGAGTCTGGAATGCCCTCGATCAATTGAAATAG
- the coaD gene encoding pantetheine-phosphate adenylyltransferase, whose protein sequence is MRRAIYPGSFDPITNGHLDVLQRAAGLFDELIVAVAQDNAKQSLFTLEERVELLVDATEHIPNLRVMPFQGLLVDFAKQQSAVALVRGLRAVSDFEFEFQLALMNRKLEPNLETMFLMPREELTYISSRLVKEISRLGGNVNQFVPPHVVAALKSKQGLG, encoded by the coding sequence ATGCGCCGCGCCATTTACCCTGGAAGTTTCGACCCGATCACCAATGGGCATCTGGATGTCTTGCAGCGTGCCGCCGGGCTTTTCGATGAGCTCATCGTCGCCGTCGCCCAAGACAACGCCAAGCAGAGCCTCTTCACCCTGGAAGAGCGGGTGGAGCTGTTGGTGGATGCCACGGAGCATATCCCGAATCTGCGCGTGATGCCCTTCCAAGGTCTGCTCGTGGACTTCGCCAAGCAACAATCCGCCGTGGCCCTGGTCCGGGGGCTGCGTGCCGTGAGTGACTTCGAGTTCGAGTTTCAGCTCGCCCTCATGAACCGGAAACTGGAGCCGAACCTGGAAACGATGTTTCTCATGCCGCGCGAGGAGCTGACCTACATCAGCAGTCGGCTCGTCAAAGAAATCTCAAGACTGGGCGGAAACGTAAACCAATTTGTGCCCCCCCATGTGGTCGCAGCCCTGAAGAGCAAACAGGGGCTCGGTTGA
- a CDS encoding acyl-CoA thioesterase, giving the protein MQDPDTTIETREEVMFFDTDIGGVVHNIAYLRMIETARTRLAAKLGMRLRDMAQTQLYPVVVRTEIDYRKPATLGDELIISGRLESVERVRFWVAFEIRRAGEETVLITCRQSLALVQMPAGKPVRLPEDWAEKYASLFLKKR; this is encoded by the coding sequence ATGCAAGACCCGGACACCACCATCGAAACACGCGAGGAAGTCATGTTTTTCGACACCGACATCGGCGGTGTGGTGCATAACATCGCCTACCTGCGCATGATCGAGACCGCCCGCACGCGCCTGGCGGCCAAGCTGGGCATGAGGCTGCGCGACATGGCGCAGACGCAGCTCTACCCGGTGGTGGTGCGCACGGAGATCGACTATCGCAAGCCCGCGACGCTCGGGGATGAGCTCATCATCTCGGGCCGTCTGGAGAGTGTGGAGCGGGTGCGTTTTTGGGTGGCGTTTGAGATCCGCCGGGCAGGGGAGGAGACGGTCTTGATCACCTGCCGTCAGTCCCTGGCTCTGGTGCAGATGCCTGCGGGGAAGCCGGTGCGCTTGCCGGAGGATTGGGCGGAGAAATACGCCTCTCTTTTCCTGAAAAAACGTTGA
- a CDS encoding DUF1549 domain-containing protein — translation MKTTLIQRTKSCRLPLALATVLSALAGLAQAEMSLESIQAKASEMDRLVSAKLEKEKIQPNAPVTDEVFVRRIYLDVVGRIPTLKETTDFLADQSANKRGKLIDTLLASEGYVQNFANYWNDILRVKSQLTQGNSQPAGAAYSNWIRESLAANKPYDEMVEEMLTAKGKTYENGAVGYYIRDYNMPLDNMAVTTQVFLGTSMVCAQCHNHPFDKWTQMDYYQMAAHSNGMTGTNGLANPLLAQAFYGGGVKGKAKGKKNRKPDSTMDMAMMEMGNVGLERKDMTRAMSEILRPLRYNTVLDQTDNKPLRLPKDYQYKDAKPSSVVEPTIPASFSNDGKIVKEGATPIHAYAGWMTSKNNPRFTLVIANRLWKKAMGLGLIEPVDEITDSTVPSNPQLMTFLEQTMKDMNYDMKEYLRMIYNSASYQRAAYQKDVELGEVYHFPGPLLRRMSAEQIWDSMVTLYKPAPDASSLNARIERESSIRRVEWLDRSLNALTPEELAQGAARVAAKQKELAVEVRKAQEVLAEATKANDEDKIRQAKRVVSNQRRAIDEAAEDIVYSMGFKKFAQMIREGKVQEMVDDPEFTQEIASVLKTKKGDDIGIDEALSIMAKQQRQRLSTAQQQRLKKDAELLKVDDKKQLAALKAWENYRDTYMVRAADLRSPAPNGHFLREFGQSDRELVQNANSEASVGQALMLLNGKTFTQLQNPYTMISRALRRSANAEQTIDTIYLSLFSRKASAEEKALLGPVVGSNTAVGKGDALWAALNTRQFYFIE, via the coding sequence ATGAAAACCACCCTGATTCAGAGAACCAAGAGCTGCCGTCTGCCTCTGGCATTGGCGACCGTCCTCTCCGCCTTGGCCGGTCTGGCTCAAGCCGAGATGTCCCTGGAGAGCATTCAGGCGAAGGCGAGTGAGATGGATCGCCTCGTCAGCGCCAAGCTGGAGAAAGAAAAGATCCAGCCGAATGCCCCGGTGACGGATGAGGTCTTCGTGCGCCGCATTTACCTGGATGTCGTGGGCCGTATCCCGACTCTGAAGGAAACCACTGACTTCCTGGCCGATCAGAGCGCCAACAAGCGTGGCAAGCTGATCGACACCCTGCTCGCCTCCGAGGGCTATGTGCAAAACTTTGCCAACTACTGGAATGACATCCTGCGGGTGAAATCCCAGCTCACTCAGGGCAATAGCCAGCCTGCCGGTGCCGCCTATAGCAACTGGATTCGCGAGTCCCTGGCTGCCAACAAGCCCTACGATGAGATGGTGGAGGAAATGCTCACCGCCAAAGGCAAGACCTATGAGAATGGTGCCGTGGGCTACTACATCCGCGACTACAACATGCCGCTGGATAACATGGCCGTGACCACTCAGGTCTTCCTGGGCACCAGCATGGTCTGCGCGCAGTGCCATAACCACCCCTTCGATAAGTGGACCCAGATGGACTACTACCAGATGGCCGCGCATAGCAATGGCATGACCGGCACCAATGGGCTGGCCAATCCTCTGCTCGCCCAGGCCTTCTACGGCGGGGGTGTGAAAGGCAAGGCCAAGGGCAAGAAGAACCGCAAGCCTGACTCCACCATGGATATGGCCATGATGGAAATGGGCAATGTCGGGCTCGAGCGTAAGGACATGACCCGCGCCATGAGCGAGATCCTGCGCCCGCTCCGCTACAACACCGTGCTGGACCAGACCGACAACAAGCCGCTGCGTCTGCCCAAGGACTACCAGTATAAAGACGCCAAGCCCAGCAGCGTGGTGGAGCCCACCATCCCGGCCTCCTTTTCCAATGACGGCAAGATCGTCAAAGAAGGGGCGACCCCGATCCACGCCTATGCCGGCTGGATGACCTCCAAGAACAATCCGCGCTTCACCCTGGTGATTGCGAATCGGCTGTGGAAGAAAGCCATGGGGCTGGGGCTCATCGAGCCTGTGGATGAAATCACCGACTCCACCGTGCCGAGCAATCCGCAGCTCATGACCTTCCTGGAGCAGACCATGAAGGACATGAACTATGACATGAAGGAGTATCTGCGCATGATCTACAACAGCGCCTCCTACCAGCGTGCGGCCTATCAAAAAGACGTCGAGCTGGGTGAGGTGTATCACTTCCCAGGGCCCCTCCTGCGCCGCATGAGTGCGGAGCAGATCTGGGATAGCATGGTCACTCTCTACAAGCCCGCCCCCGATGCCTCCAGCCTGAACGCCCGCATCGAGCGTGAGTCCTCCATCCGCAGGGTGGAGTGGCTGGATCGCTCCCTCAATGCCCTGACGCCCGAAGAACTCGCTCAGGGAGCCGCACGTGTGGCCGCCAAACAGAAAGAGCTGGCTGTCGAGGTGCGCAAGGCGCAGGAAGTGCTGGCCGAGGCGACGAAGGCCAATGACGAAGACAAGATCCGCCAAGCCAAGCGTGTGGTCAGCAATCAGCGCCGCGCCATCGATGAAGCCGCCGAAGACATCGTTTACTCCATGGGCTTCAAGAAATTCGCCCAGATGATCCGCGAGGGCAAAGTGCAGGAGATGGTGGATGACCCTGAGTTCACTCAGGAGATCGCCAGCGTGCTGAAGACCAAGAAAGGCGATGACATCGGTATCGACGAGGCCCTCAGCATCATGGCCAAGCAGCAGCGCCAGCGCCTGAGCACCGCCCAGCAGCAGCGCCTGAAAAAGGACGCCGAACTGCTGAAGGTGGATGATAAGAAGCAGCTCGCCGCGCTCAAAGCCTGGGAAAACTATCGCGATACCTACATGGTGCGCGCCGCAGATCTGCGCAGCCCGGCTCCCAATGGCCACTTCCTGCGTGAGTTTGGCCAGAGTGACCGCGAGCTGGTGCAGAACGCGAACTCGGAAGCCAGCGTGGGGCAGGCTCTGATGCTGCTGAATGGCAAGACTTTCACGCAGCTCCAGAACCCCTACACGATGATCTCACGTGCCCTGCGCCGCTCAGCCAATGCTGAACAGACCATCGACACCATCTACCTGTCCCTCTTCAGTCGCAAAGCCAGTGCCGAAGAAAAAGCCCTGCTGGGACCGGTGGTGGGCAGTAACACCGCCGTCGGGAAAGGCGATGCCCTTTGGGCCGCGCTGAATACCCGTCAGTTTTACTTCATCGAGTAG